A DNA window from Mucilaginibacter xinganensis contains the following coding sequences:
- the murA gene encoding UDP-N-acetylglucosamine 1-carboxyvinyltransferase: protein MTNAFEIIGGTPLKGEITPQGAKNEALQILSAVLLTSEKITVSNIPDIKDVNKLIELLGDMGVQVEKLAPDTYSFEAKNIDQDFFLSDAFKEKGGSLRGSIMIVGPLLARFGKASIPKPGGDKIGRRRLDTHFLGFEKLGARFDYDPSNGFFNVDASNLKGTYILLDEASVTGTANIVMAAVLAKGTTTIYNAACEPYLQQLCKMLSRMGAKISGIGSNLLTIEGVTELGGTEHRLLPDMIEIGSFIGLAAMTESEITIKNVHYQELGMIPDVFRRLGIKLELRGDDIYIPAQKHYEIETFIDGSIMTIADSPWPGFTPDLLSICLVVAIQAKGSVLIHQKMFESRLFFVDKLLDMGAQIILCDPHRATVIGLDKQVQLRGISMTSPDIRAGVSLLIAALSAQGKSTIYNIEQIERGYQHIDKRLIALGANIKRI, encoded by the coding sequence ATGACTAACGCATTTGAAATAATTGGCGGCACACCATTAAAGGGCGAAATAACACCACAGGGTGCAAAGAATGAGGCTCTGCAAATCCTTTCGGCTGTACTTCTAACCAGCGAAAAAATAACCGTCAGCAATATTCCCGATATTAAAGATGTTAACAAGCTGATAGAATTGCTTGGCGATATGGGGGTGCAAGTTGAAAAGTTGGCTCCTGACACCTATAGCTTCGAGGCTAAAAATATTGACCAGGATTTCTTCCTGTCTGATGCCTTTAAAGAAAAAGGGGGCAGCCTTCGTGGCTCTATCATGATCGTGGGGCCACTTTTGGCGAGGTTTGGAAAAGCATCAATACCTAAACCCGGAGGCGATAAAATTGGCCGCCGGCGCCTGGACACGCATTTCTTGGGCTTTGAAAAACTGGGGGCCCGTTTTGACTACGATCCCTCCAACGGTTTCTTCAACGTAGACGCATCCAACCTGAAAGGTACTTATATCTTGTTAGACGAAGCGTCGGTAACCGGGACCGCTAATATTGTTATGGCAGCCGTTTTGGCAAAAGGCACCACCACTATATACAACGCAGCGTGCGAACCATATTTGCAGCAATTATGCAAAATGCTTTCACGTATGGGTGCCAAAATAAGCGGAATAGGATCTAACCTGTTGACCATTGAAGGCGTAACGGAACTTGGCGGCACAGAACACCGCTTGTTGCCCGACATGATAGAAATAGGTTCCTTTATCGGGCTGGCGGCTATGACAGAGTCGGAAATAACGATTAAAAATGTACATTACCAGGAGTTGGGGATGATTCCTGATGTTTTCAGGCGTTTGGGTATCAAGCTTGAACTTAGAGGTGATGATATTTATATTCCGGCACAAAAACATTATGAAATAGAGACGTTTATCGATGGCTCTATAATGACCATCGCCGATTCACCATGGCCAGGCTTCACTCCGGATTTGCTAAGTATTTGCCTGGTTGTAGCGATTCAGGCTAAGGGATCCGTGCTGATCCACCAAAAAATGTTTGAAAGTCGCCTTTTCTTTGTAGATAAATTACTGGACATGGGCGCACAGATCATTTTATGCGACCCGCACCGCGCAACAGTAATTGGCCTTGACAAACAGGTACAACTGCGCGGCATCTCCATGACTTCGCCTGATATTCGCGCAGGTGTGTCTCTGCTGATAGCCGCCTTATCGGCACAAGGCAAATCAACTATTTACAATATCGAGCAAATTGAGCGCGGCTATCAGCATATTGATAAGCGCCTTATCGCCCTGGGGGCTAATATTAAGAGAATCTGA
- a CDS encoding DUF4290 domain-containing protein — protein MPQQFDYNSTRNKLILSEYGRNVQNMVKYIVALPTKEERNRYAQVVIDLMGFLNPHLRDVADFKHKLWDHLHIISDFQIDVDSPYPKPSPEAIHLKPEPLKYPHQRIKYKHYGKTIELMIEKAKSIEDPDRKRHMVQAVANFMKMAYVQWNKDSVTDESILNDLYNLSGGQLKLEENINLNRVEYRANPQNSSSTNTNRGRTNNQNNRGRTNNQNNNPRNSNNQNRNRNNGPKKY, from the coding sequence ATGCCCCAACAATTTGATTATAACTCAACCAGGAACAAACTGATCCTGTCTGAATACGGCCGTAACGTGCAAAACATGGTAAAATACATTGTTGCACTGCCGACTAAAGAAGAACGCAACCGCTACGCGCAGGTGGTTATTGACCTGATGGGGTTTTTAAACCCACACCTGCGTGATGTTGCTGATTTTAAACATAAACTGTGGGATCACCTGCACATCATCTCCGATTTTCAGATTGATGTAGATTCGCCTTATCCGAAACCATCGCCTGAGGCTATTCACTTGAAGCCCGAGCCGCTTAAATACCCGCATCAACGTATAAAATATAAGCACTACGGTAAAACCATTGAGCTTATGATTGAAAAAGCAAAAAGTATTGAGGACCCGGATCGCAAGCGCCATATGGTACAGGCGGTTGCCAATTTCATGAAAATGGCGTATGTGCAATGGAACAAAGATTCAGTTACTGACGAAAGTATTTTGAACGATCTTTATAATTTATCCGGCGGGCAGCTTAAGTTGGAAGAAAACATTAACCTTAACAGGGTTGAATACAGGGCAAACCCGCAGAACAGCAGCAGCACCAATACCAATCGCGGGCGTACCAATAACCAGAACAACCGCGGGCGTACCAATAATCAGAATAATAATCCGCGCAACAGCAACAATCAAAACCGCAACCGTAATAACGGCCCTAAAAAATATTAA
- a CDS encoding dipeptidase yields the protein MQLIKEYVEQNKERLLEELFALLRFPSVSADPKYKPEVLKTAEFVADKLRESGADHVEVCQTAGYPIVYGEKIIDSSKPTVLVYGHYDVQPPDPLELWKTPPFEPTVRDGKIYARGACDDKGQFYMHVKAFELMIQTNTLPCNIKFMIEGEEEVGSNNLGIFVKQNKNRLKADVVLISDTSMISMENPSLETGLRGLSYLEVEVTGPNRDLHSGVYGGAVANPATILAKMIASLHDENNHVAIPGFYDKVIELTNAERNAINEAPYSETEYKKDLEVEELWGEKGYSTLERTGTRPTLEVNGIWGGYIGEGAKTVLPSKAFAKISMRLVPNQVSDEITKLFTDHFEKIAPASVKVKVTPHHGGEPVVTPTDSIAYKAAQKAIKESFGKDPIPTRGGGSIPIVALFEAELGIKTVLMGFGLDSDALHSPNEKYDIFNYYKGIETIPLFHKYFAELSV from the coding sequence ATGCAGCTTATAAAAGAGTATGTTGAGCAGAACAAAGAGCGCTTATTAGAAGAATTATTCGCACTCCTGCGTTTCCCATCCGTAAGTGCCGATCCTAAATATAAACCCGAAGTATTAAAAACAGCTGAATTTGTGGCTGACAAACTGCGAGAGTCAGGGGCTGACCATGTTGAAGTTTGTCAAACTGCGGGTTATCCCATTGTATATGGCGAAAAAATAATTGATTCATCAAAACCAACTGTATTAGTGTACGGTCATTACGATGTGCAGCCTCCAGATCCACTTGAGCTTTGGAAAACTCCTCCATTTGAACCTACAGTTCGCGATGGCAAAATTTACGCCAGGGGTGCCTGCGATGACAAAGGGCAATTTTATATGCACGTTAAGGCGTTTGAATTAATGATTCAAACCAATACCCTGCCCTGCAATATCAAATTTATGATAGAGGGTGAAGAAGAAGTTGGTTCAAATAACCTGGGCATATTTGTAAAACAGAATAAAAACAGGTTAAAGGCCGATGTGGTGTTGATTTCTGATACTTCTATGATCAGCATGGAAAACCCGTCGCTTGAAACTGGTTTAAGAGGGCTTTCATACCTGGAAGTTGAAGTAACCGGCCCAAATCGCGATCTGCATTCGGGTGTGTACGGGGGCGCAGTAGCTAACCCGGCAACTATCCTGGCTAAAATGATTGCATCCTTACATGATGAAAATAACCATGTCGCTATTCCCGGCTTTTATGATAAGGTAATTGAGTTAACAAATGCAGAGCGTAATGCAATAAACGAAGCGCCTTACAGCGAAACAGAATATAAAAAGGACTTGGAAGTTGAGGAACTGTGGGGCGAAAAAGGTTACAGTACACTTGAACGCACAGGAACCCGTCCTACGCTTGAAGTAAATGGAATTTGGGGTGGCTATATTGGCGAGGGCGCCAAAACTGTGCTGCCATCAAAAGCATTTGCAAAAATCTCTATGAGATTGGTGCCCAACCAGGTTTCAGACGAGATAACAAAACTATTCACAGACCATTTTGAAAAGATAGCCCCTGCATCAGTTAAGGTTAAAGTTACCCCTCACCATGGCGGAGAACCTGTTGTTACTCCAACTGATAGCATAGCTTATAAAGCAGCCCAAAAAGCGATAAAAGAGTCATTTGGAAAAGATCCAATCCCAACCCGGGGCGGCGGTAGTATTCCTATTGTTGCTTTGTTTGAAGCGGAGCTGGGCATCAAAACCGTATTGATGGGCTTTGGCCTTGACAGCGACGCATTACATTCACCCAACGAAAAGTACGACATCTTTAATTATTACAAAGGGATTGAAACAATTCCTTTATTTCACAAATATTTCGCAGAGTTGTCGGTGTAG
- a CDS encoding tetratricopeptide repeat protein, with protein sequence MKKALILILFLSLAICASTKGYGQDTSMVIKLNKLGFDNRMNNPDQTVANASKAMAIAQKLDYKAGIGESYRVIGIGYYYLNQRVKAIDNFLNAIDCFQKINDLRSVGKVNNNIGNLYIDNDYDLSLEYFQKALAIAQKVSDKKLIATAYLNIGNVYYRKNKFNLALMYYDKSNVLYAALKDTVNQIQCLQNKGVMYFNLHQYDRAERLLLEANKAAKKMDLIVTVASIDLTFADLYISQKKFAQAEKTIDEGVAFARMVKNDVIESDFKYTSYQMELRRKNYEAALHYLQDISKNDSVVYKKNSTTQLNVKLEQIKQQARQKENEFLLERQQYDRVKFWGVAIVAGLLMVLVGLLVSNVKRKAKTNDQLTNLNAEVSRQKDNLDRINHHLEEIIDERTKDLQIKNKKLSEYSSYLSHQIRGPIATLKGLMNLEKEGLVDQPECIKMMNKCVGEIDNKIIEMSDMLHDPVKTSL encoded by the coding sequence ATGAAAAAAGCCTTAATACTCATATTGTTTTTATCACTTGCAATTTGTGCTTCAACAAAAGGGTATGGCCAGGATACCAGCATGGTTATAAAGCTCAATAAACTTGGGTTTGATAATCGCATGAACAATCCCGACCAAACCGTAGCCAATGCCAGTAAGGCAATGGCTATTGCGCAGAAATTGGATTATAAAGCAGGAATTGGCGAATCGTACCGGGTGATAGGTATAGGGTATTATTATTTAAACCAGCGGGTAAAAGCAATTGATAATTTTTTAAATGCGATTGACTGTTTCCAAAAGATCAATGACCTGCGCAGCGTAGGTAAGGTTAATAATAACATCGGTAATCTCTACATTGATAATGATTATGACTTATCATTGGAGTATTTTCAAAAAGCGCTTGCCATAGCTCAAAAGGTTTCAGATAAAAAACTTATAGCTACTGCCTATTTGAATATTGGGAATGTTTATTACAGGAAAAATAAATTCAACCTGGCCTTAATGTACTACGATAAAAGTAATGTGCTTTATGCCGCTTTGAAAGACACTGTGAACCAAATACAGTGTTTGCAAAACAAAGGTGTAATGTACTTTAATCTTCATCAGTACGACCGGGCCGAAAGACTACTTTTAGAAGCTAATAAAGCAGCAAAAAAGATGGACCTGATTGTTACAGTTGCCAGTATCGATCTCACTTTTGCCGATTTGTATATTTCTCAAAAGAAATTTGCACAGGCGGAGAAGACAATTGACGAAGGTGTAGCGTTTGCACGGATGGTAAAGAACGATGTCATAGAGTCTGACTTTAAATATACAAGCTATCAAATGGAGCTTAGGCGTAAAAATTACGAAGCGGCATTACACTATCTGCAGGATATTAGTAAAAATGATAGTGTTGTATATAAAAAGAACTCTACCACGCAATTGAATGTAAAGCTTGAGCAAATTAAACAACAGGCCAGGCAAAAGGAAAATGAATTTTTGCTCGAACGACAGCAATATGATAGGGTGAAATTCTGGGGTGTGGCTATTGTAGCTGGCTTGCTTATGGTATTAGTGGGTCTGTTGGTAAGTAACGTTAAACGTAAAGCAAAAACGAACGATCAGCTTACAAATCTTAATGCAGAAGTTTCAAGACAAAAAGATAATCTCGACAGAATTAACCACCACCTCGAAGAAATAATTGATGAGAGAACAAAGGACCTCCAAATAAAAAATAAGAAACTTTCTGAATATTCATCGTACCTGTCACACCAGATCCGTGGTCCTATTGCTACACTCAAAGGGTTAATGAATCTTGAAAAAGAAGGCTTGGTTGACCAGCCAGAGTGTATTAAAATGATGAATAAATGTGTGGGCGAAATCGACAATAAAATAATTGAGATGAGTGATATGTTACATGATCCGGTAAAAACCAGTCTGTAA
- a CDS encoding 3-keto-disaccharide hydrolase, whose translation MKTPSMPGNKPIFSFLKGQAILLLLILSTIKVSANRVEPSKDPDVIGRWDLTLDKGGKSLPSWLEVQKSGTHTLIGRFVYAFGSARPISEVKVNDGKYSFSIPVQWEEGTRNMDFQFEVSGDNIKGSMIYTDGVSYNFTGVRAPALIRAKKPVWGTPVKLFNGKNVKGWHTDGTNQWIAQGGILRSPHSGANLITDRNFTDFKLHIEFRYPQGSNSGVYLRGRYETQIIDTKSGDPEPINNQFSSIYGFLPPNKMMAKNPGEWQSYDITLVGRMVTLVANGKTVICDQVIPGITGGAINSKEGEPGPILIQGDHGPIDYRNIVITPAK comes from the coding sequence ATGAAGACCCCATCAATGCCAGGCAATAAGCCAATTTTTAGTTTTTTAAAGGGACAAGCAATATTGCTGTTACTTATTTTATCAACAATTAAGGTTTCAGCAAACCGTGTGGAACCGTCCAAAGATCCGGATGTTATAGGAAGGTGGGATCTTACGCTTGATAAAGGAGGTAAAAGCTTGCCTTCATGGCTGGAAGTGCAAAAATCAGGGACTCATACACTGATAGGCCGTTTTGTTTATGCTTTCGGAAGTGCCCGTCCTATCTCAGAGGTAAAAGTTAATGATGGTAAGTATAGTTTTTCTATTCCTGTACAATGGGAAGAAGGAACCCGAAACATGGATTTTCAATTTGAGGTAAGCGGTGATAATATAAAAGGCTCAATGATTTATACTGATGGCGTTAGTTATAACTTTACAGGTGTGCGCGCTCCTGCACTGATCAGAGCTAAAAAGCCTGTTTGGGGCACGCCCGTTAAGTTGTTTAATGGTAAAAATGTGAAGGGCTGGCATACCGACGGTACCAATCAATGGATAGCACAAGGTGGTATTTTGAGGAGTCCACATTCAGGTGCCAACCTTATAACCGATAGAAACTTTACCGATTTTAAACTTCATATTGAGTTTAGGTATCCTCAAGGCAGTAACAGCGGTGTTTACCTTAGGGGGCGATATGAGACCCAGATAATTGATACCAAAAGCGGCGACCCGGAACCTATAAATAACCAGTTTAGCTCAATTTATGGTTTTCTGCCGCCAAATAAGATGATGGCGAAAAATCCGGGTGAGTGGCAGTCATACGATATTACGCTGGTTGGCAGAATGGTAACCCTCGTTGCCAACGGAAAAACGGTTATCTGTGACCAGGTGATCCCTGGTATTACCGGAGGAGCAATAAACAGCAAGGAAGGCGAGCCTGGTCCGATTTTAATCCAGGGAGACCATGGGCCTATTGATTATAGGAACATTGTGATAACCCCGGCAAAATAA
- a CDS encoding glycosyltransferase family 2 protein: MKIILWISFFIVFYTFAGYGILLYFLIKIKRALKGRPAIPAVDNNLLPGCTLVVAAFNEELFITDKIANCLALNYPDGKLKLLFITDGSSDKTPEIISGYPQIQLLHQPERAGKIAAVHRAMEYIDTEIAVFTDANTFLNPDALIKICRHYADKTVGCVAGEKRVQMNENADASAAGEGFYWKYESALKKWDSELYTVVGAAGELFSVRRSLYQDVPADTVLDDFMISMLIASQGYRIVYEPEAYAIETASENVLEELKRKIRIAAGGIQSILRLLNLFNPIKYPVLSFQYISHRVLRWTVTPFLLILVFILNGILAIKGGELFYTLFFAAQIFFYMLAFLGFIMEKRQIRIKALFVPYYFCVMNYAVLMGIIRYFTKKQSAIWEKAQRKQ, from the coding sequence ATGAAAATCATTCTCTGGATAAGCTTTTTTATTGTTTTTTACACCTTTGCAGGTTATGGCATTTTACTTTATTTTTTAATTAAAATAAAAAGGGCTTTAAAAGGACGGCCAGCGATACCTGCGGTAGATAATAATCTGCTACCGGGCTGTACATTGGTTGTAGCAGCATTTAATGAAGAGCTTTTTATAACGGATAAAATAGCTAATTGCCTGGCATTAAACTACCCGGATGGCAAGTTAAAACTGCTTTTTATTACAGACGGTTCCTCTGATAAAACGCCCGAAATCATAAGCGGCTATCCGCAGATTCAGCTGCTGCACCAGCCGGAACGTGCCGGTAAAATTGCCGCAGTACACAGGGCAATGGAATATATTGATACAGAGATAGCGGTATTTACAGACGCGAACACGTTTTTAAATCCAGATGCTCTTATAAAAATATGCAGGCATTACGCTGATAAAACGGTAGGCTGCGTAGCGGGCGAAAAGCGCGTTCAAATGAATGAAAATGCCGATGCCAGCGCAGCCGGCGAAGGCTTTTACTGGAAATACGAATCGGCATTAAAAAAATGGGATTCAGAGTTATATACCGTTGTAGGTGCGGCAGGAGAATTATTCAGCGTTAGGCGCTCTCTTTACCAGGACGTACCGGCAGATACTGTACTTGACGATTTTATGATCTCTATGCTCATCGCTTCACAAGGCTACCGTATTGTTTACGAACCTGAAGCTTATGCCATTGAAACCGCATCAGAAAATGTATTGGAAGAGTTGAAAAGAAAGATTAGGATTGCTGCGGGCGGTATCCAGTCCATCTTGCGGTTGCTGAACCTGTTCAATCCTATTAAATACCCTGTCCTATCATTTCAATATATAAGTCATCGGGTGCTTCGATGGACGGTTACCCCCTTTTTGCTTATCCTGGTGTTTATATTAAATGGCATTTTGGCTATTAAGGGCGGCGAACTGTTTTACACTTTATTTTTCGCGGCGCAAATATTTTTTTACATGCTGGCTTTCCTTGGTTTTATCATGGAAAAACGACAGATCAGAATAAAAGCGTTATTTGTACCTTACTATTTCTGCGTAATGAATTATGCTGTATTAATGGGCATAATCAGGTATTTCACTAAAAAGCAAAGTGCAATCTGGGAAAAGGCGCAGCGAAAACAGTAA
- a CDS encoding glycosyltransferase family 2 protein, whose translation MKTVSIITVNFNQPKITEELLWSIPSDYKNLEIIVVDNGSKTVSVNNWQANFPYVKFIRSEENLGFAGGNNLGIKAATGDYLFLVNNDTEFTAGLIETLVNVMESNPAIGIISPLIKYFADKTLIQYAGYTPMNYYTCRNSCIGLREKDNGQYNNIISPTAYCHGAAMMIRKDAINKAGLMSENFFLYYEEVDWCEHIKRTGYEAWVCTEALIYHKESVSVGKKSKLKEYFMNRNRMLFIRRNAPLFKTVVFYVYFILLVVPRNLLAYVKDKNYSFIPMLLKAVWWNFTHSKNSNNLGYPIKSIS comes from the coding sequence ATGAAAACTGTATCCATAATCACAGTAAACTTTAACCAGCCTAAAATTACGGAAGAATTGTTGTGGTCTATTCCCAGTGATTATAAGAATCTTGAAATTATTGTAGTTGATAATGGCAGTAAAACAGTTTCCGTAAACAACTGGCAGGCCAATTTCCCGTATGTAAAGTTCATCCGCTCAGAAGAGAACCTAGGCTTTGCCGGGGGTAATAACCTGGGAATAAAAGCAGCAACCGGAGACTATCTTTTCCTGGTTAACAATGATACCGAATTTACTGCCGGCTTAATTGAAACGTTGGTCAATGTAATGGAGTCAAATCCAGCCATCGGCATTATTTCTCCATTGATCAAATACTTTGCCGACAAAACCCTCATCCAGTATGCCGGCTACACCCCCATGAATTATTACACCTGCCGCAATAGCTGTATTGGGCTGCGCGAAAAAGATAACGGACAGTACAATAACATCATTTCTCCAACAGCCTATTGCCACGGTGCTGCTATGATGATAAGAAAGGACGCCATTAATAAAGCTGGATTAATGAGTGAAAACTTCTTTTTGTACTACGAGGAAGTTGACTGGTGCGAGCATATAAAACGTACAGGATATGAGGCCTGGGTATGTACAGAAGCACTTATTTATCATAAAGAGTCCGTTTCAGTCGGCAAAAAAAGCAAGTTGAAAGAATACTTTATGAACCGCAACCGTATGCTTTTCATCAGGCGGAATGCTCCTTTGTTTAAAACAGTGGTGTTTTACGTTTACTTTATTTTATTGGTAGTACCCCGAAATTTATTGGCATACGTAAAGGATAAGAACTATAGTTTTATACCTATGCTGCTAAAAGCTGTCTGGTGGAACTTTACCCATAGCAAAAACAGTAATAACTTAGGATATCCTATTAAATCCATCTCATGA
- a CDS encoding non-ribosomal peptide synthetase, with the protein MTTPTHFNNINNLNDTFVAYPVEKALPFFINECAKKYPGKVAVKFNHSSFTYKELYESSNKLAKILIDNNIKTGDIVGLALDRSPEMIISLLAILKSGAAYIPLDPEYPKDRVEFMLEDSSAKILLTSKKYHSHFISNATEILIEDAFEKFTDYTAEEPTIEVKGKDLAYVLYTSGSTGKPKGVQIRHFNLVNFLLSMQKAPGMTAVDKILAVTTISFDIAGLELYLPLISGAEITLTDSNTAKDGRILFDIVKNDGITFMQATPYTWRMMLEAGWEKKLPLKILCGGEALPKDLVSKLTSRTAQLWNMYGPTETTIWSTIKHIESDEEITIGKPIANTQVYIVDENLNNLTDGSIGELIIGGDGVAAGYLNRAELSAERFIDDPFSATSGSKMYRTGDLGKYSENGDIICLGRMDHQVKVRGYRIELEEIEHALAKEPDVKQAVVIAREDTAGDPRLVGYVVLKEANENADFKTHINKWQQALLAVLPEYMVPDDFVLMDAIPITPNGKIDRKALPKPDYNVVARTGDYLAPRTEIEKQIAEVWQELMGIEKISVTDNFFELGGRSLVAVQIMARIEKLTGKRLPLATLFEHSTIEKLSIVLDADSKSITWDSLVPIKPKGSKMPIYIVHGAGLNVLLFNALAMNMDDEQPVYGLQARGLNGVDEPLDVMEDIAANYISEIIAQNPEGPYALAGYSLGGTIAYEMANQLMTMGKEVKMLAVFDTYAKQTDIFDPPVKRTFNRTRLFFMKLFNSFALLAEDPKRTFEYKNELIKRRIIRAFWKLRGKTEKQQGFFAYDNEIDEASAKAKRNYFQKPLNITVDLFRAKKRTFYMDDYEFMGWKKFALKGVNVHDIPGEHNTIFAPPNDKEFAVVLQQCLDRVSKQ; encoded by the coding sequence ATGACTACCCCTACCCATTTCAATAATATAAATAATTTGAACGATACGTTTGTTGCGTACCCCGTGGAAAAGGCACTTCCTTTTTTCATTAACGAATGCGCAAAAAAATATCCGGGTAAGGTGGCGGTTAAATTTAACCACAGCAGCTTTACTTATAAGGAACTCTATGAAAGTTCTAATAAGCTGGCTAAGATACTTATCGATAATAACATCAAAACCGGGGATATCGTTGGGCTGGCGCTTGACCGTTCACCGGAAATGATCATTTCCCTGCTTGCTATATTAAAATCAGGTGCTGCATATATCCCTCTTGATCCTGAATACCCGAAAGACCGGGTAGAATTTATGCTGGAGGACTCATCGGCCAAAATATTACTAACCTCAAAAAAATATCATAGCCACTTTATTTCCAACGCCACAGAAATATTGATAGAAGATGCGTTTGAAAAATTCACCGATTATACAGCCGAAGAGCCCACCATTGAAGTTAAAGGCAAAGACCTGGCTTATGTACTGTACACTTCAGGATCAACAGGCAAGCCTAAAGGTGTACAAATAAGACACTTTAACCTGGTGAACTTTTTACTGAGCATGCAGAAAGCGCCGGGAATGACTGCCGTCGACAAAATATTGGCTGTCACTACTATCTCATTTGATATCGCTGGGCTGGAACTATATCTCCCATTAATCTCGGGTGCAGAAATAACACTTACTGATTCAAATACAGCTAAGGATGGCCGCATATTATTTGATATAGTAAAAAATGATGGCATTACATTTATGCAGGCCACACCTTATACCTGGCGGATGATGCTTGAGGCTGGCTGGGAAAAAAAGTTACCGTTAAAGATACTTTGCGGCGGCGAAGCTCTTCCAAAAGACCTTGTTAGCAAACTCACCTCGCGTACCGCCCAATTGTGGAACATGTACGGTCCTACCGAAACCACAATCTGGTCCACAATTAAGCATATTGAAAGCGATGAAGAAATTACTATAGGGAAACCTATTGCTAATACCCAGGTCTATATTGTAGACGAAAACCTAAACAACCTCACCGATGGTTCAATAGGTGAATTAATTATCGGCGGCGATGGCGTGGCAGCAGGTTACCTTAACCGTGCCGAACTTAGTGCCGAGCGGTTTATAGACGATCCGTTCTCCGCAACATCGGGCAGCAAGATGTACCGCACCGGCGATTTAGGAAAATATAGCGAGAACGGCGACATCATTTGCCTTGGCAGGATGGATCACCAGGTTAAAGTTAGGGGTTACAGAATTGAACTGGAAGAAATTGAACACGCCCTGGCTAAGGAGCCTGATGTAAAGCAAGCCGTTGTTATTGCCAGGGAAGACACCGCCGGCGACCCGCGCCTGGTGGGTTACGTTGTTTTAAAGGAAGCCAATGAAAATGCTGATTTTAAAACCCATATCAATAAATGGCAACAGGCACTACTTGCCGTTTTACCGGAATATATGGTGCCTGACGACTTTGTTTTGATGGACGCGATTCCAATTACCCCTAACGGGAAAATTGATCGAAAGGCGCTGCCTAAACCCGATTACAATGTAGTGGCCCGTACCGGCGATTATCTTGCCCCGCGTACCGAAATAGAAAAACAGATTGCAGAGGTTTGGCAGGAATTGATGGGGATTGAAAAAATAAGCGTAACCGATAATTTTTTTGAACTGGGCGGCCGTTCACTGGTTGCAGTTCAAATTATGGCCCGTATTGAAAAACTGACGGGTAAGCGGCTGCCACTTGCCACCCTTTTTGAACACTCAACTATCGAAAAACTTTCAATAGTGCTTGATGCTGATTCAAAATCAATTACATGGGATTCCCTGGTGCCAATAAAGCCCAAAGGCTCAAAAATGCCAATCTATATTGTTCACGGTGCCGGACTAAATGTTTTATTGTTCAATGCCCTGGCTATGAACATGGATGACGAACAACCTGTTTACGGCCTGCAGGCTCGTGGGCTCAACGGTGTAGATGAGCCCCTTGACGTGATGGAAGATATCGCGGCTAACTATATATCCGAAATTATAGCACAAAATCCTGAAGGACCTTATGCTTTGGCAGGATACTCGCTTGGTGGAACCATAGCCTACGAAATGGCAAACCAGCTGATGACTATGGGGAAAGAAGTTAAAATGCTTGCTGTATTTGATACTTATGCCAAGCAAACCGACATATTTGACCCACCGGTAAAAAGGACATTTAACAGGACAAGACTATTTTTCATGAAATTGTTTAACAGTTTTGCCTTACTGGCCGAAGACCCCAAACGAACGTTTGAATATAAGAACGAACTGATTAAACGACGAATAATCAGGGCATTTTGGAAATTACGGGGCAAAACTGAAAAACAACAGGGCTTTTTTGCTTACGATAACGAAATTGATGAGGCCAGCGCAAAAGCCAAACGCAACTATTTTCAGAAGCCTCTGAATATTACTGTTGATTTATTCAGGGCTAAAAAACGAACTTTCTATATGGACGATTACGAGTTTATGGGGTGGAAGAAATTCGCGCTTAAAGGCGTAAATGTGCATGACATACCCGGGGAACATAATACCATATTTGCACCACCTAACGACAAAGAATTTGCCGTTGTATTACAACAATGCCTCGACAGGGTATCGAAACAATAA